Genomic segment of Limnohabitans sp. INBF002:
GCCCAAGCGTCAGCCACCGTGTTACCCACGGGGCTGATACAACCTAGGCCGGTCACGACGACGCGACGACGGCTCATGCGGTGTTCCTAGTAGTTAGGCTTTTTTGTGGGTCAACGCGTAGTCAATCGCGTTTTGCACGGTGTTGATTTTCTCGGCATCTTCGTCTGGGATTTCAATACCAAACTCGTCTTCCAATGCCATCACCAATTCCACTGTGTCCAAGGAGTCGGCGCCCAAATCAGCCACGAAGGCTTTTTCGTTGGTAACTTGAGACTCTTCAACGCCGAGTTGTTCGGCAATGATTTTTTTGACACGCAGTTCGATATCGCTCATGGATTCCCTCTAAGGGTTGTGAATAAGACCGCTATTTTAACCGGACGGACTGACCGTATTGATTCTGTTTGGCTTCTTTGTCAATTCATGGCTTTAAGCCATGAACATGCCGCCGTTGACGTGCAACTCTTGACCCGTCACATAACTGGCGTGTGCGCCAGCCAAATAGGCCACGGCGTGTGCAATGTCAGCAGGTTTGCCGAGGTGTCCCAGAGGGATTTGGCCCAGCAAGGCTTTTTGTTGTTCTTCGGGCAACGAAGCCGTCATGTCGGTTTCGATGAAGCCTGGGGCCACGCAGTTGACCGTGATGCCACGGCTACCCAACTCGCGCGCCAAAGCGCGGGTCATGCCTGCCACACCGGCCTTGGCCGCTGCATAGTTGGCTTGACCGGGGTTGCCCGATGCGCCCACCACGCTGGTGATGCTGATGATGCGGCCGTAGCGCTGTTTCATCATGGGGCGAATCACGGCGCGTGACACGCGGAACACAGCCTTGAGGTTGGTGTCCAGCACGGCATCCCAGTCGTCATCCTTCATGCGCATGGCCAAGGTGTCGCGGGTGATACCGGCGTTGTTCACCAACACGTGCAAAGCGCCGTGGTCTTTGGTGATTTGGTCAATCAAAGCTTCGACAGCGGCGCCGTCGTTCACATTCAAATTCGCACCACGGCAGCCTGCGTGGGCAGACAAAGCTTGGCTAATTTTGGCTGCGCCGTCGTCCGACGTGGCCGTACCGATGACCAAGTAGCCTTGTTGGGCCAACTCTTGGGCAATGGCTGCGCCGATGCCGCGCGAAGCGCCGGTTACCAAAGCAATGTGTTGTTTGTTGTCGCTCATGTTCTTCTCTTCTGATTAAGCAAGCGCAGTTTTGACTTCAGCCAAGCTGGCGGGGTCAAACAAAGGCAAGCCAGTTAAATCTGCGTCGATGCGCTTGACCATGCCAGCCAAAACCTTGCCCGGGCCGCATTCGACCAAGGTGGTCACGCCGCGCGCCTTGATGGCGGCCACGCACTCGACCCAACGCACAGGGCCAAAGGCCTGGCGATAGAGCGCGTCGCGGATGCGGTCGGCATCGGTTTCAACCGCTACATCAATGTTGTTCACCACGGGGATTTGCGCTGCGGCAAATGAAGTGGCTGCTAATTTTTCTTTCAGACGCTCGGCTGCTGGCTTCATCAAGCTGGAATGGAAAGGTGCAGACACAGGCAAAGGCAGAGCGCGCTTGGCACCGTTGGCTTTGAGCACTTCGCATGCTTTTTCAACAGCGGCTTTGCTGCCAGCAATCACGGTTTGGCCGGGGTCGTTGAAGTTCACGGCCTCGACCACTTCGGCAGAACCTGCGCCAAACGTGGCTTGCGCTTCAGCACAGCCCGCAATCACTTTGTCGGCAGGCAAGCCCAAAATGGCAGCCATCGCACCTGTGCCCACAGGCACGGCCTCTTGCATGGCTTGCGCGCGGAAGCGCACCAGCGGGGCAGCTTGCGCCAGCGTCAACACGCCAGACGCGACCAAAGCTGAGTATTCGCCCAAAGAGTGGCCAGCCACCACACTTGGCACAGCGCCGCCTTCAGCCAACCAAGCACGATAAGCTGCCACGGCAGATACCAACATCACGGGTTGCGTGTTGGTGGTCAAGCCCAAAGCTTCTTTAGGACCTTCGTGGATGAGCTTGGCAATGTCTTCGCCCATGGCGTCAGACGCCTCGACCAAAGTTTGCGCCACCACAGGGTTGTCGCCCCAAGCGTCGAGCATGCCGACCGATTGAGAGCCTTGACCTGGAAATACAAAAGCAAATGAAGTCATCACGTATCCGGAAAATTTGTTACAGCTTGACAAGCACCGCGCCCCAAGTAAAGCCGCCGCCCACGCCTTCAAGCATGAGGGTCTCGCCTTTTTTCACTTGACCGCTACGCACGGCCTTGTCCAATGCCAATGGAATGGACGCAGCCGAGGTGTTGCCATGATCGTGAACGGTCAAAACCACCTTTTCCATAGGTAGTTTCAGCTTTTTGGCTGTGCTTTGGATGATGCGGATGTTGGCTTGGTGTGGAATCAGCCAATCGATGTCGCGGTCCGTCAAGCCTGCTTTGTCGAGCACGGTGCGTGCGGCGCCTTCCAGCAGGCCCACGGCCAACTTGAACACGGCTTGGCCGTCCATCTTGAGCACAGGGTCGCCCAAAATGTTGCCATTGCGCACGTGGCCTGGGACGCACAAGATGCCCACATGCTTGCCATCGGCGTGAATGTCAGTGGCCAAGATGCCGGGCGTCTCAGACGCTTCCAGCACCACCGCGCCAGCGCCGTCACCAAACA
This window contains:
- the acpP gene encoding acyl carrier protein, with the translated sequence MSDIELRVKKIIAEQLGVEESQVTNEKAFVADLGADSLDTVELVMALEDEFGIEIPDEDAEKINTVQNAIDYALTHKKA
- the fabD gene encoding ACP S-malonyltransferase; protein product: MTSFAFVFPGQGSQSVGMLDAWGDNPVVAQTLVEASDAMGEDIAKLIHEGPKEALGLTTNTQPVMLVSAVAAYRAWLAEGGAVPSVVAGHSLGEYSALVASGVLTLAQAAPLVRFRAQAMQEAVPVGTGAMAAILGLPADKVIAGCAEAQATFGAGSAEVVEAVNFNDPGQTVIAGSKAAVEKACEVLKANGAKRALPLPVSAPFHSSLMKPAAERLKEKLAATSFAAAQIPVVNNIDVAVETDADRIRDALYRQAFGPVRWVECVAAIKARGVTTLVECGPGKVLAGMVKRIDADLTGLPLFDPASLAEVKTALA
- the fabG gene encoding 3-oxoacyl-ACP reductase FabG gives rise to the protein MSDNKQHIALVTGASRGIGAAIAQELAQQGYLVIGTATSDDGAAKISQALSAHAGCRGANLNVNDGAAVEALIDQITKDHGALHVLVNNAGITRDTLAMRMKDDDWDAVLDTNLKAVFRVSRAVIRPMMKQRYGRIISITSVVGASGNPGQANYAAAKAGVAGMTRALARELGSRGITVNCVAPGFIETDMTASLPEEQQKALLGQIPLGHLGKPADIAHAVAYLAGAHASYVTGQELHVNGGMFMA